tatttatttgcatatcattagcatatttccagatcataatattaggaagtgaaaaaagtttccaaaatcaaaaactcctattttattcattcagcaaactaaaatgtactgaaatgtattgtaatcaccaatttccaaacctttcacataattcacaatgtaaaaatttcaggaagGAGGTTGACAGTTAAGTTACACAAACGATGTTATAGTAATGttggcaagcatgttttacacacaggagtgacaacacatggcattgttgatgtacatgtatgcacctctaggctagctatcacttagttttgagttgttggtttcaccttgtaaatgtgcatgtcattcataaaaattaattgaaaacaattcattttcctttatttctctaaaatttgatatccttttaattttcatgaatggaaaatgatttttcatccaaatttgccggaaatacgtacatttttaatgtgacgaatttgggctaagaataaccgaatacgttcagtgcaaatgtacagtaacaaacatggctgccacatcggagctacctcgtggtactacgatcgcgattcacatccaaacgtgatcatttaggacataaattttaccatggaaccgtaccggagtagttatttctaaagaacatgtataaattttaggattttgttcgtatttatcgatacaatacgaaaattgccgtgacatcgtacatcgtatgcgtactgtattacgtatacgggaaggcttggaaattaccggcttgatatacccggccatagaaactaccaacgtaccgtcttctactttacgacggtactacatttactgtttttgtttcggctaccattgttataaacaaggcgataaataagttcataaatgatgatagacgcagtgtcgctgttcacttccttcattaacggcattgaatagaatctcttgaagacgttcacaccaaaacaaaggggcgctgaacgcaaacagaggggcggttctgtaaacagaggggcggtccatgaaaacagaggggcggtgcgcccctcaaaaacccctcgtggagaacactgataTGTACACTGTCAGTATGTGATTTTATATTTTCTCTGTAAGACTACCTTCTACCCTgacatgtacactgtaaatAGTCATATTTTATGACACTTTTCCAAAGTATAATGTCAAATTTCCTCTTAATTACTcactgtgtatacatatatctatgTGAATACAAGACCAGCCACACTGAGACTCTCTGAGACTATTAAATTTAACTCAACAAAGAATTTGGTCCCATTTCTGACCAATGCCTCATAAAGTGAAATGTTGAAGTATTATTCTAAGAAGAATATAATGTTTTGTAGTGGACGGCAGTTTTTTGTGTCGGCTATTTTCTATGAATACTGGATGGGGGCCGTCCACTGCCGACCACCATGAGGCGGTCCATGTgtgggtaatagcccaaatATACAtactataaatgagtgtagcacatagagaaagtgctttacttcaatgTTACTGGTTGTACCAGAAGCATAGAATCTAGGTGACATAAAATCTTACCTTTCCATGTTACTGACTGGTGTGGTTGCATAGAATCTAGGTGACATGAAATCTTACCTTTCCATGTTACTGACTGGTGTGGTTGTTTTCACTACATTGGCTGACTGTCTTGATTTATTTGGACTAATCACATCTTCACCCTCAGTTCGAAGTTTGTCAACAAAGCTGTCAACGTCTTTATTCTTGCTGCCTAGTTTCATAGCTCTACCTGATCCAACGTttcttaaaaaatgaaaatatcacttaTTAGACAGTAGGGGACATGCAAATCCTTCATGaaacatttctttcaaaatggaAAAAGCAATTATTAGACAATATGATACAGGTAGGTCCTTTTATACAATACTAAGATGTACCACATGGTGATATTCAGGATAAACactttgttttctatttttgttaattgactttttttattacattcCAGAACAGACTGACACATGTAATCATGCCAATGTATCAGACAAGAACCTTCATTATAAAATAAAGCTTCTAACATTAATTAGTTTGGTTGTCTAATAAAAATTTATGACACATTTTTGGgtgaaaacacacacatttgagCATTTTAACAAATGCATAGCCCTGCTTACtggcggtgcacgagtctatattgctgacaTCAGAATCGTGTCCCGGattactctgtatgcaagcaggactaataaATGCACagcataacattacattttaattcCTTTTCTCCCAGCTTGTtctctttattttttaaacttGTGCTTAGTTGTGTACAGAGATATATCCCTGAcagagaaagaggattaatttTTGACTACTTGTTAACACTGGGTTGGCACTAACACTTTACCAACATGTAAGCATTAGTACCCACCCCATACAAATCTCTCAACTATGACTTCATGTAGTTCAGCTAATCTGCTGGCAAGATTTCTGAGGTGTAATGTCATAATATGTGAGTTTACAGaattaattataaattttaattCTAAAAAACGTTTCTTACTTAATAGGTGCTGGTGTTGGTTTAGATACTTCTGACACTCCAGCACTATCTCCAACAATAGGAGTCATATCTGAACCCTTTGAAGTGCTACCAAAGCCTGTATACCCAGTTGGCCTTATTCTTCCCATCTTTTCTGCCTCTCTGCGTTGCTGTTGAAGTTCTCTGGcctttcttttcatttctgcCTTTGCCTCTCTTTCTTGAGTCTGTTAGTAATAATACAAGAAGAACAAATTTCACACAAACCTTCGTAGGAGACACTGTCGCCGTTCAAATGcattacttctatgtgactgattTACAAGAAATTGGTGCATGGCAACAAACTTACTACAAAGTATCCATTCTATGAAAGAAATGGCTACATTTTGATAAGTGACCCTGGATATCAaagcaaggtcaaaggtcaatgtcttaaaagaaatttgcatatgccacaaaataaagtgatgtccatatgtcacctttgtgccaggtttgaaagaaattgggatattgcatgtctgagaaatgaggTATTACAGATGAACGGATggacacatgcatgcacacatgctgCTGTACTACTGCAGTGCAAaaactaatactagtaataataGTATTTACATGCACAGCGGGGCAATTAATCACAGGTTTTTATGTAATTACATATGTATTGCACATTTCACTTGCATAAATCCCAGAATGCACTTATTTGTCAACATGCCTTCTGAGTTTTAAATTTGGCAACTAGCAtcatattctatttcaggtactaaGAATTAATTGTAATGATGGTGCCAATTGAGGTTATTCTCAGTACCCGCAATAGAactttacctcatgctagagggtaacaagaaggttgacttattctcaaattgaatgttcgttatttttataatgcagtaggcagtaatattctatttcaggcaCCGAGAATTAAATATATTGATGGTGCCAACTGAGGTAGAAAAGCAGCTTTTTAAATAATCCCTGACCTATTACAACTGAATGACgaacacaaaatattaatatatatatacgtgtataTCCATGCACCCAGCCTGTAACTTAAGAGATGTTTTGCTGTTCTGCCTTCATTGGCCTTGTGGCTGATATGGTAGCATGGCAAGTCTTATGGCAATTATACTACATATTGAATGCATTCCATAAAAAATATGATTGTTTACATACTGCCGTTTCCTACATCACAACAATTCGGAGATATATCTATATAATTCCATATTATATACCTGCATTCAGTTAgcaaatacttgtgacctaagggttttgttaCTACTATGTCTGACTGCTAGGGAATAATATCTACTTGTACACAAACCTGTCTGACTGCAAGGGAATAATATCTACTTGTACACAAACCTGTCTGACTGCTAGGAAATAATATCTACTTATACACCAACCTGTCTGACTGCTAGGAAATAATATCTACTTATACACCAACCTGTCTGACTGCTAGGTAATAACATCTACTTATACACCCACCTGTCTGACTGCTAGGTAATAACATCTACTTATACACCAACCTGTCTGACTGCTAGGGAGTAATATCTACTTATACACCCACCTGTTTGACTGCTAGGAAATAATATCTACTTATACACCCACCTGTCTGACTGCTAGGTAATAATATCTACTTATACACCCACCTGTCTGACTGCTAAGGAATAATATCTACTTATACACCCACCTGTCTGACTGCTAAGGAATAATATCTACTTATACACCCACCTGTCTGACTGCTAGGTAATAATATCTACTTATACACCCACCTGTCTGACTGCTAAGGAATAATATCTACTTATACACCCACCTGTCTGACTGCTAGGAAATAATATCTACTTATACACCAACCTGTCCGACTGCAAGGGAATAATATCTACTTATACACCCACCTGTCTGACTGCTAGGTAATAATACCTACTTATACACCAACCTGTCTGACTGCTAGGTAATAACATCTACTTATACACCAATCTGTCTGACTGCTAAGGAATAATATCTACTTATACACCCACCTGTCTGACTGCTTGGAAAACCTTTTCTTCATGAGAGTCCATTTCTGTAAATGTTCTGATTTGGGCTAAATTGACATTCTCTCTGTATCCAAGGGCAACAATTTCATCGAAGGCAAAGATGAGTTCAAAGGAATGGTCAAGGATCTCAGTTTCATCTATCACTCGGCAGTACTCTGGAATCtgtaaataatacaaatacatactgtTATAGGTCAAATGCTGGGTCATAGGTCAATGATTGAATCCTGGGTCATAGGTCAATAATTAAATCCTGGGTCATAGGTCAACGATTAAATCCTGGGTCATAGGtcaatgtttcaatcctgggtcataggtcaatgtttcaatcctgggtcataGATCAATGTTTCAATTGCTTGAGTTTCCCCTAACATATTCTTTTGTGATTCCCTAATTCCCTAAACAATAGCTGCTGAACATGTCAAGCAACataatcaaatatttcaaaagattgAATATTACAGATGACCATAATATTAAGAATTTCTATTCTGTCATGTGACATATCTACCTGATACATGTATCTCCAGACATATCCTGGGCACCCCATCACAGGGTTCTCCCAAGCTATAGAGTAGTCCCGgatactaattaatattcatgctaatttgcataattaatattcatgaataaattaatggtacactcaaagtacatggtgtatgatcaaagttgctaacaaaaaagttaaaaccaacttttctttctctacagatttataactctaatctcaatctttgcacatcgatttttttcaatcacagtttttgattaattttctcagaaaagctaaagttgtttcaatcaaactaaatatccaaagacgactgcagtttcaaaactctaaaaagttgCGTATACCCACACATACGCATTGAGTTTAGACGAAATCTCGTGATACATGAGACATCGCGATAATTTGTGACGTCACCACCCAccattttggaaattacatgttttcatcGTCGTGCTATGTACGATGTCAAACTAccaactaaaagtgttttcagagtaaaattgaacagaaaactaatgatcggacacaacgtcaacactttataaaaggtatatgaggctgttatactttttttacGACGCTGAAGAATGCTAGTCGAAAGTCTGCAGCATCGTGTATGCCCTGTAATTCACACGTACTCACTGTACACGAGATATCAATGTATAGCGTCAGCTGTTGTCAGTTCACACTTTGTCTTTATAAATAgtcgagtatttgtcattactggtcgtctacattgttcgtttctcaaagacattttaatacttcattatcttttaaatcaatgcgtccatgtgggcagaaaatgaaagtacaattattaaagtgagtgtgtgtggggTGTCGAATGGTAACCAATTGTGACACTTGAAGGTGGTGGACGGTGACTTTGAGTAGTGGTCGCCAAGACTGAGTCCCGGACGCTAGCGTCCGGTGCCGTCCAGCGTGAGGAGATCCCTgcatcaaaattatcattataaaatatatgtcaATCACGGCTAATTCTACAAACTTtccttcttctgcttcttgtaTTTCTATAACCTTTGCAAAGATTTAGTATATTAAATTGGATATGCCCAGATTATATTTATCGTCAATTGTTAAATGTTTGTATAGGggttggactagattagttgcaAGACAACTATTTTCATTCCACCTTTCCTTTTAgctattgatatacatatttatctcgACTAGTAAAtgcatttgtaatttgtaaccatatatttttggaaaattattattattattattattattatattaaaatactgGCAAATATTgactacatttgtaaatgtataacattACACTTACCACTCTAGAAAATAACCTCAGTGTTTTTAAATCCACTGGCAAATATTgactacatttgtaaatatataatacttACCACTCTAGAAAATAACCTCAGTGTTTCTAAATCCTCCAAGATATTACTGGCCTTTGTTGTGATCAATAACATATATAATTTCTCTATAGGTTGGTACACGTATCTGACACTCTCTGTCTCAACAAATGTGTGTTGTTTACCGGTATTCATCAGTTTGGGGAAAGCAGCCAGTAAACCCTCTACACGGGATCTCGACATCTCAACAAATTGTCGGGACAAGATTGGCTTGCCCGACTTGGTGCAGATGGCCGATGCTAACAACACCTGAAGGAACAAATGAAGGAAATGGTAATGTAATTATAACAATGGTAACTGacttgcattattttttttattttttttgtcaacattCATTTGTATACTTGATAGTAAATAAAGAACTGAAACACCTTTCATAAAAAGACAACACTACAAACCATTAACTTGAATGAAAGATTGGTGTAAtaatcaggggtgaacaaatccactggtcctgggtctggGACTAGCTATTTTTTATGGCAGACAACACAAATTCTACCTTgtaccactaattctttcagcaggaccactggattttttaaggcactggtctggggaccaccagttcacaaaatgatttgttcacccctgactGTATAATCGTCCTAAATATTGGGATACACTCATCAAGTCTGGGTAAAGattataatacattgtaatagcTTACTTGCAGCTCTTAATGCatcaaaataaagattatatGTATGTCACGCTTTTTTCATTgcttagtacatgtatatacatttgtgcttctcaaataaaacaaattattaacATCTCATTTCAATTATTTGGAAGTTAAAACTTCTGACTTCAAACTCTGTTATTTCTGCAAAGCACTTAGGAATTGTTTTCCTGGTGTAATGGAACatggtaacactgaagtaaagcactttctctatgtgctacactcgtttatagcattcacatcaagtgcaaatgtatactgtttcaatttaCAAACacagcatgtggcctttctaatgtggtcaattagcaaatgaaacagtatacttctacacttgatatgggtgctatacatgtaaacaattgtggtatatacagaaaatgctttactttggtgttatgggttgtacatgtAGCATTCCTTTGGTTTTATGTATGGCAGCACAGTAGAACTTAAATAccattacaatgtacaaattcTTACTGTGCTTaaaggaaaaaaacactgatcaGATGCATTGTAAAAATTTGGTTGCATCTAgcatgatacaatgtacatatatgtaggaTTCTGTTTAGGAAGTTTATGTGATTTGACACTCAATCTTACATTTATCCATCAACAACCACAAATGTGAGAGAATGGTTATCTTTTTTCTTAAATTATAAACATTTTGATGATGTGCATCTGAGTCTGTATTTCAAGAAACTTCATCAATTTCATATTCATtgaatggaatatttatcaCTGAGAAAATGTGTAAATACAAGTTATTTTAAGGACAGTAAGTTATCACTGGACAGCAAAATTGATATCTTTTGGCGAGTATTAttgatgttttcatttgtaatatgATTCGTGATTTATCAACTCAAAGAGATTAAAATGCGTCGTTCTTTCGTAATTTTTCCAATGGTACATCTATTCCTTCGTACGATTTGGTTTCAAACTACACTGTACTTTTTTGTGTAGATGTGTCGACACTATGCATAGGATTTATACAGAATCATGTGCACTTGACAGAAAAATATGCTTCCGTATTTTATGCCAATATTTTCTATCATTTATAATTCCGTTGGTCCCTAATGTGGgtaattttgtcaaatatgttTGTTAAGGTTGACAAGAAGAAACATCTTAATGTTCTGATGGTCGACAGTCGAACAAATCacagtaaaatattgaaaatgctTTACTACGATGTCTTTCTTAGGAGGTCGCCATTTTGACTTCTGAGAAGTCAGATGTGATGGGGCGCGTTCTCCGCGATCACCTTGGCCAGGTCTCGGAAATACCTACTTATCGCTCTTTGCCACAGAGAGGGGGTTTACTTACCATTTTGTTGTGGTGATTATAACCAGCGATCTATTGTAGAATCGTATGCTAGGTTATACCGTTTGTTCTGATGTCTCTGCCGGCCACGTACACATGGATTACGAGGACGGTCTTCCGCTACCGGCGTATGAATACATTTTTGGGCAATCTGTATCacaaatttgattttcatttatttttataacaatttcttacaattttcataatttcaaacagTGATTGTTTTAAATGTACTCCCAACATATATTTGGTGATAAGGATATTACAGCTTCCAAAATAATGTACGATAATATAGCACTATTTTGTTCCAAGTGATGTGGTTCCACGTCAGGTTATCATTGGAGTACACAATTTTataaacaaacgacacaaaacagTGGAGAAAAGTCaaacaacacacaaatatagGTTATAGGTCAAAATGTCTAAACTCTGCCGGTAGGAGGCGCAGTCGTCCATGAGTCAACACGTTGACAAGTTCGTGCCTCTCTGCTGCAGCTGCATGATAAACAACATAGAAAACAAAACTATGTAGTGTTTTCACACTTTGTTTCCAAGTGTTTCTAATGTCTGTATGCTTTACTTTTGCtaaaatattataatgtaacatattttACTCATCAGATCCAGTGGTTCTGGACAAAGTCTATAATCATCAGTGGTTGCAAGTTCAAACCTCACTAAAGTCAGagaaacttttttttcagttgaaaATGATTGATTATAAATAGATAAAGGGTTAAATGCACATATGTAATCACAAAATCCATGTGGTCAAGTGGTTAAAGTTTTGGACTTCAAAGATAAAGACTATATGGTTCAGGTTCCATGACaatttgagaatttttttttcatttgaggTGCATGCattataaatagataaatgGTTAATGTAATGTGTGTAATCACATGGTTCAAGTGGTGGAGTTGCTAAAGCTTAGATTTCAAATCACAAGGCTTCAGGTTCAATCCCATACAAGGTAATGTAAAGTacagtaaatgtatatgtagtataCTACACTGTGACATTATCCCACCCCTCCCCACGGAGTAGAACAGAGtagtttttcaaaaaaaatatattttccctaTCTTGTCCCATTATAAAACAACGAAAAGCTGGTGTTTTTCTAAGTCAAATTCAACTGTTCCATTGGCTTTACTGTGGCTACCTCAATGAGTACTTTCTACCAAGCATCTTTTCGAACACTTATTGTTTATTAATCAGGAA
This is a stretch of genomic DNA from Glandiceps talaboti chromosome 9, keGlaTala1.1, whole genome shotgun sequence. It encodes these proteins:
- the LOC144440100 gene encoding coatomer subunit delta-like; the protein is MVLLASAICTKSGKPILSRQFVEMSRSRVEGLLAAFPKLMNTGKQHTFVETESVRYVYQPIEKLYMLLITTKASNILEDLETLRLFSRVIPEYCRVIDETEILDHSFELIFAFDEIVALGYRENVNLAQIRTFTEMDSHEEKVFQAVRQTQEREAKAEMKRKARELQQQRREAEKMGRIRPTGYTGFGSTSKGSDMTPIVGDSAGVSEVSKPTPAPIKNVGSGRAMKLGSKNKDVDSFVDKLRTEGEDVISPNKSRQSANVVKTTTPVSNMESVHVRVEEKITLTAGRDGGLQGMEIHGLALLRITDETYGKVRIGITNGDRKGVQLQTHPNVDKKLFASQSCIGMKNSAKPFPLNNDVGVLKWRLQTQDESLMPLSINCWPSENNDGGCDVNIEYTLEQEDLELQDVSISIPLPAGVGAPVIGEIDGNYHHDNRHAILEWTLPVIDASNKTGSLEFSIGGHPNDFFPVTVNFLSRKSYCDLEVTDVKLVDDSAPVKYSTDVAFLVDKYEIV